A single Kryptolebias marmoratus isolate JLee-2015 linkage group LG16, ASM164957v2, whole genome shotgun sequence DNA region contains:
- the rbm42 gene encoding RNA-binding protein 42 isoform X2: protein MAAFKSGEDRLKEMEAEMALFEQEVLGGPVPVSGSPTVMEPIPVALAVPLVRPIIGTNTYRQVQQTLEARAASFVGPPPPAFVGPVPQVRPPPGPIMRPAFVPHILQRPGGQRMPVMRSLPVAPPLPRPPPPPPMMVPPSLPNPIPQGSPQPIQHMAASRQVGDIVPMVSNSTSRLSIKPTPSIIQAAPTVYSALPVTAGHRKTDFQAQRQARMEELAARVAKQQAAVMAAGLLDKKESDESSSVIGPSMPEPEPPHPEPVENSMEDKRKVKNEKVKKCIRTAAGTTWEDASLLDWESDDFRIFCGDLGNEVNDDILARAFSRYPSFLKAKVVRDKRTGKTKGYGFVSFKDPNDYVRAMREMNGKYVGSRPIKLRKSMWRDRNIEVVRKKQKEKKKLGLR, encoded by the exons TTTTGAACAGGAGGTTCTTGGTGGTCCAGTCCCTGTATCAGGAAGTCCAACTGTAATGGAGCCAATACCTGTAGCTTTGGCAGTTCCTCTAGTGCGACCAATTATTGGGACAAACACCTACAGACAG GTCCAGCAGACGTTAGAGGCCAGAGCAGCTAGTTTTGTTGGCCCTCCACCACCAGCCTTTGTGGGGCCAG TTCCTCAAGTTCGTCCTCCTCCGGGTCCCATCATGCGACCAGCCTTTGTTCCACATATCCTGCAAAGACCTG GTGGTCAGAGGATGCCAGTCATGCGCAGTCTTCCAGTAGCACCCCCATTACCAaggcctcctccacctccccccaTGATGGTCCCTCCTTCCCTGCCGAACCCAATACCCCAGGGTTCCCCACAGCCCATCCAGCACATGGCAGCTTCTCGTCAG GTTGGTGATATTGTCCCAATGGTGTCCAATTCAACTTCAAGACTGTCAATCAAGCCAACACCTTCAATCATCCAGGCAGCACCAACTGTGTACTCAGCTCTTCCTGTGACAGCTGGCcatagaaaaacagattttcaggcTCAAAGACAAGCTAGAATG GAAGAGCTGGCAGCACGGGTCGCAAAGCAGCAGGCTGCAGTGATGGCAGCAGGTCTGCTTGACAAGAAGGAAAGTGACGAGAGCAGCTCTGTTATTGGTCCCAGCATGCCTGAGCCTGAGCCACCACACCCTGAG ccTGTAGAAAATTCTATGGAGGACAAAAGGAAAGTGAAGAATGAGAAGGTGAAGAAGTGTATCCGTACAGCAGCAGGGACCACCTGGGAAGATGCTAGTCTGTTGGATTGGGAATCGG ATGATTTTCGTATTTTCTGTGGGGACCTTGGTAATGAGGTCAACGATGACATTTTGGCCAGAGCCTTCAGCAGATACCCATCTTTCCTCAAAGCCAAG gtGGTCAGAGATAAACGTACAGGAAAAACCAAAGGTTATGGTTTTGTCAGCTTCAAAGATCCCAATGACTACGTCAGAGCCATGCGAGAGATGAATG ggaAATATGTTGGTAGTCGTCCCATCAAACTGAGGAAGAGCATGTGGAGGGACCGCAACATTGAAGTGGTTCgcaagaaacagaaagagaagaagaaactgggCCTCAGATAG
- the rbm42 gene encoding RNA-binding protein 42 isoform X1, protein MAAFKSGEDRLKEMEAEMALFEQEVLGGPVPVSGSPTVMEPIPVALAVPLVRPIIGTNTYRQVQQTLEARAASFVGPPPPAFVGPVPQVRPPPGPIMRPAFVPHILQRPGGQRMPVMRSLPVAPPLPRPPPPPPMMVPPSLPNPIPQGSPQPIQHMAASRQVGDIVPMVSNSTSRLSIKPTPSIIQAAPTVYSALPVTAGHRKTDFQAQRQARMEELAARVAKQQAAVMAAGLLDKKESDESSSVIGPSMPEPEPPHPEVNPVENSMEDKRKVKNEKVKKCIRTAAGTTWEDASLLDWESDDFRIFCGDLGNEVNDDILARAFSRYPSFLKAKVVRDKRTGKTKGYGFVSFKDPNDYVRAMREMNGKYVGSRPIKLRKSMWRDRNIEVVRKKQKEKKKLGLR, encoded by the exons TTTTGAACAGGAGGTTCTTGGTGGTCCAGTCCCTGTATCAGGAAGTCCAACTGTAATGGAGCCAATACCTGTAGCTTTGGCAGTTCCTCTAGTGCGACCAATTATTGGGACAAACACCTACAGACAG GTCCAGCAGACGTTAGAGGCCAGAGCAGCTAGTTTTGTTGGCCCTCCACCACCAGCCTTTGTGGGGCCAG TTCCTCAAGTTCGTCCTCCTCCGGGTCCCATCATGCGACCAGCCTTTGTTCCACATATCCTGCAAAGACCTG GTGGTCAGAGGATGCCAGTCATGCGCAGTCTTCCAGTAGCACCCCCATTACCAaggcctcctccacctccccccaTGATGGTCCCTCCTTCCCTGCCGAACCCAATACCCCAGGGTTCCCCACAGCCCATCCAGCACATGGCAGCTTCTCGTCAG GTTGGTGATATTGTCCCAATGGTGTCCAATTCAACTTCAAGACTGTCAATCAAGCCAACACCTTCAATCATCCAGGCAGCACCAACTGTGTACTCAGCTCTTCCTGTGACAGCTGGCcatagaaaaacagattttcaggcTCAAAGACAAGCTAGAATG GAAGAGCTGGCAGCACGGGTCGCAAAGCAGCAGGCTGCAGTGATGGCAGCAGGTCTGCTTGACAAGAAGGAAAGTGACGAGAGCAGCTCTGTTATTGGTCCCAGCATGCCTGAGCCTGAGCCACCACACCCTGAGGTGAAT ccTGTAGAAAATTCTATGGAGGACAAAAGGAAAGTGAAGAATGAGAAGGTGAAGAAGTGTATCCGTACAGCAGCAGGGACCACCTGGGAAGATGCTAGTCTGTTGGATTGGGAATCGG ATGATTTTCGTATTTTCTGTGGGGACCTTGGTAATGAGGTCAACGATGACATTTTGGCCAGAGCCTTCAGCAGATACCCATCTTTCCTCAAAGCCAAG gtGGTCAGAGATAAACGTACAGGAAAAACCAAAGGTTATGGTTTTGTCAGCTTCAAAGATCCCAATGACTACGTCAGAGCCATGCGAGAGATGAATG ggaAATATGTTGGTAGTCGTCCCATCAAACTGAGGAAGAGCATGTGGAGGGACCGCAACATTGAAGTGGTTCgcaagaaacagaaagagaagaagaaactgggCCTCAGATAG